One Bdellovibrio bacteriovorus str. Tiberius DNA segment encodes these proteins:
- the carA gene encoding glutamine-hydrolyzing carbamoyl-phosphate synthase small subunit, translating to MMRGYLVLEGGEVYTGQWQGGEDRAGEVVFNTSHSGYEEIATDPSYFSQIVMMTAPMQGNYGIEDEVWESRKLWIEGFICLEVQDSERDQAWKKRLTDNKIPMLTELDTRALALRLRQGGTPWGALVQANSEAEALKKAESLIDAKKTVEKDWVYIASRKEAETRRGENMVGPKVAVLDFGSKENILRELQNRCSEIKIFNSRSSVQDILAYNPDGIMLTNGPGDPADVKVAIGTVRELLGVKPIFGICMGHQILGLALGAKTYKLKFGHRGSNHPIRDTLLNQIYMTSQNHGYAVEEASLPSDVKVTHVNLNDGTVAGFYSEKRKCLGIQYHPESCPGPHEASGLFSYFVERMI from the coding sequence ACACCTCGCACTCCGGTTACGAAGAAATCGCCACGGACCCTTCTTATTTCTCTCAGATTGTGATGATGACGGCGCCCATGCAGGGAAATTATGGGATTGAAGACGAAGTCTGGGAATCGCGAAAGCTTTGGATCGAGGGTTTCATCTGTCTTGAAGTTCAGGACAGCGAACGTGATCAAGCCTGGAAAAAGCGTCTGACTGACAATAAGATTCCAATGCTTACGGAATTGGACACGCGTGCGCTGGCTTTACGTTTGCGCCAGGGGGGAACTCCGTGGGGAGCATTGGTTCAGGCCAACTCTGAAGCCGAAGCCCTGAAAAAGGCTGAAAGCCTGATCGATGCCAAAAAAACCGTGGAAAAGGACTGGGTTTACATCGCTTCTCGCAAGGAAGCAGAAACCCGCCGTGGTGAAAATATGGTGGGCCCGAAGGTGGCAGTGCTGGATTTCGGCAGCAAGGAAAACATCCTGCGCGAACTGCAAAACCGTTGTTCTGAAATCAAGATCTTCAACAGCCGCTCCTCCGTTCAGGACATTCTGGCTTACAATCCGGACGGGATCATGCTGACCAACGGCCCCGGGGATCCGGCGGACGTAAAAGTGGCCATCGGCACAGTTCGTGAGCTTTTGGGTGTAAAACCGATCTTTGGCATCTGCATGGGGCACCAGATTCTGGGCCTGGCTTTGGGGGCTAAAACCTACAAGTTAAAGTTCGGCCATCGTGGGTCCAATCATCCGATTCGCGACACCCTGCTTAATCAGATATACATGACCAGCCAGAACCACGGATACGCCGTGGAAGAGGCTTCTTTGCCTTCTGACGTGAAGGTCACCCACGTGAACCTCAATGACGGCACTGTGGCAGGTTTTTATAGTGAAAAACGCAAGTGTTTAGGAATACAATATCACCCGGAAAGTTGTCCTGGGCCGCACGAGGCTTCAGGGCTGTTTAGCTACTTTGTAGAGCGGATGATATGA